The genomic DNA TAGTCCAGTTTGTAAAAGCCAAGGTAATAGTACGTTGTTTTCATCAGTTATTGAATAGCATGTTAATCCTCCTTAGTACTTGTGCTGATTTGGGGTGCTCTTCTGGAATGTTACTTAATTTCTTAAAACAGTGTCGAAATCTAGTGCCGTTTTAAAGGAAGGATACCCTGTAATAGGAGTTTGTTGAtgtggaaatgtttttctttgtcatttacTCAAACTCGGGAAGTAAATTCTGTGTGGGATAGCTGCATACCAGTGCCAGTTCCTGAGACTTTTTCTACCTGCCCTGTCTCTGGGTCTCAGCACTCTTGAACCCAGAACTGACTGGTTTAAATCCTGAAGTGTCAGATAGAGTTCAGATTAGCCTTggctcctcccctgcccccccaatttttaaaaatactgtctttttgcTGAGCAGCTGATGAAGCTGTACCACAGATGTAAATTTATGTTTACTGCTTGCCACAGAGATACGCTAACCAGGAGGCTGTGTGCTCAAACTGCGTTCATCTATAACTGATCATAGTGTAAATTTCTGGTAGATTAGCTATGCTACATTATGATGACTTCTTTTTAGTTCTAAAGGACACTATATGTAAAAATTGCATATGTAATTTGTTATTGAGCTATGTAAGAGATCAGGATCTGAGCCAGAGCTCGTTGACTTCAGAGGCCCTTGGGTCAGGCATTGCTGAATATTCCAATATCTTTTCTTACatgtgtgtctctttttttttcttttccccattagGGCCATTCTCTCAGTGATGGGTTGGATGAAGTCCAAAAAGCTGAGATGAAAGCCTACATGGAATTAGTCAATAATATGCTCTTGACAGCAGAGGTACAGTAAACCATCGAAACTCTGCACACTTACCTAAGTGATTATAAGCAAGAAAGCTTTAGGATTTTTCCTTATATTGGAAATACTGCTCGTTCTTAGATTATGTCGTCAACTTTTGACTTGAAATTTAtttgaatgaaataaatgaaTGGAATAATAACTTCTGAGGTTAGAATAAATTCTCTGGGCCCTATGGATCGCTTGCTGAAACGTTCCTGTAGACGCAAGCCATGGGAATGATTCCCCTGATCTACCTGAAGTGTGTCATGTAGCTGTAGAAGTAACTGATTTCCACAGATGGAAAATGCCGGTGGGTTCCTGGGATCCTACCCTGTCCCACAGCCGGGCAGGCACCCCGCTCTCAGCTTCCACAGCACATCTAGCGGGTGGCTGGGTTCCCTTGCAGTTCGTATCCGTGGCCAGTTAACGTGACAGGATCCCAGTGTAGGAACAGTGTTGTAAACGCTGGCAAGCTGCCGGTGGCTGAGGGCTGGCAACCTGTGCACTGGGTTGTGTGCAGTCTGGGCAACGGGTCTCGGCTTGCTCCTGGTGCCGGCTAAGTCAGGACTAGCaactgggcttttgccttcccatttgaatttcttttctacATTCAGAGGCCTAACAGAAGGAATGAAATGGAAATTTAATCTAATATAAAAAAGAAGATTCTACTAGTGAGAAATGATTGTCTCTGTATTCTCCTTTATTAGGAAGTTTTAGTAAGTGTTCTTTCTGTTCCTAGCTCTATCTGCAGTGGTGTGATGATGTTACAGTAGAGGAGGTGAGTGGTTCTGCAGCATTTatcttaattaaaatttaatgagAAAACACTTTCGCTCACAATTGCAAGTCCCTACTCATAAATGAAACATTGAGGTTTATACCATTAATGATACAGtcttttcactttaattttgcTTGCATATGCATTTTAGGGAAGTTGTGTCATTACTGGAGGTAGCTGACTACAAAATAGATACGGGTTTTGTATATGTTTCTGAAGTGATAGTTTTAAATGGTTATGCTGCAAACTGTAAATTCCATGCAAACAATTACAGCATATCACACAACCCGCCTTCTCTTTTACAGCTCCCTTTCTGATAGAAATATGTGAATATTAGCTATTTTGGGCATAGAGGTATCTGTATTTTCTTACACGGTAACACAGtacttttctgtttctaaacaaaGATTACTCACCCGAGGTACGGCTCCCCTTACCCGTGGCCTCTAAACCGCATTTTGTCCTACCAGAAGCAATGGGAGGTGAGGCGAAAGATGAAAGCCATTGGATGGGCCGGCAAGACACTTGAACAGGTCAGTATGAAAAGTGAAGCTTCTTTCTTTACccgttttttaaaaaggctttggaGAGTAACACTTTCTTGAAACGGACgtagcaaaaaatatattttgtacttAAAACATTATCTGGAGTCGGGTATTTGGCTTCAGCAGCAATAAATCTTAAATTATGTGCAACCcgatggggtgggaggaaggatgTTTTACCATGAGCGTACCTCTCTGCTGATGTTAGTTTAGGCCGTAGTCCTGAAAATAGGTTGTAAGTTACAGCCCCCACTTCCTGTATGGCGTTAATACGTGCTTTGCAGGATTGCCGCTTCCCTTGTCAGaggccttaaaaagaaaaaaaaagaaaaaaaaaaaaggcaaagcagagtTTTGAGGTATAAGTTAGTAGCTTTAATTAAGCTAAGTTATAAATGTTATGGGAAGCACTTAATCAAAATTGCTTTACATCACATGTTAGATTAAGTAACGCTTAGCTGCCTGCCCGCTGCGTAGGTTTGACTGACTTTAACAGCTTTTGATGTTCCAACATCGTATGTTCCTTGTTCCCACCGTTAGCGCAAATATAGTAAGGAGGTTATTTTTTGCAATGTTGGTATTTCCTGACAATATGGATCTTTTATCTCTTGTGTGTTTTGATAGGTGCTTGAAGATGTAGATCAGTGTTGTCAGGCTCTCTCCCAGAGATTAGGAACGCAACCATATTTCTTCAATAAGCAGTAAGTTACTCTTTAGTGAAATATTACGTCCACGAATGCGAGATACAGATATCTATCCACCTATCTATATGTATGTGtggaaaactgttttattttaatgctacGTGATTAGTTGAGGAAAAACAAATGTGTGACTGGAATATAAACATGAAATTTCAGAAATAAGTTATTAaaggttttaaaaggaaagtttCTGTAAGTttctgtttggttcttttttttctatttatgatttagttttccttctgcttgtCTTCTCTACAGAGTCTACTACAGCTTATGTAGGCTACAAATGTACACCTTTATACAGGTagtttcttattaaaaatgaTACATTTAAAGCTTCACTTGTATTTCTTGAGTAACATTCTCTGCTAGGTACAGGGGAGTGAATGTCCATCCCACCATGCTGACCAGGACAGCTTCTCTCCTTCGCATCAGGGGCAGCTCTGAATGAACTGAATTAGCGTGAGGGTAGACCACTGTTTCCCAAAATACCTGTTTTCGTCTGTGTCCCCTTtcaaaaaagcaatgttttcagtTGCTGTCATGCTGGAGCTCCTTTTCTTATTGGTTGAATAGTTCCCGACTATTGAAAAGCACAAAAAGGGAATAGGGATTTTatacttccccctcctcctttttttttttttctttttccctttgtgaGATgatagctgggtttttttaaacacatctacagaggaaaaagaaaaaccccataaAGACTTGATAAGCGTTTGCCCTTGTTACAGAACTAAAAGGTGGAGCATGGTTTGTTATTGGATCAGTAACTCTGGCCTTTCTAGGAAGCGTTATTTCCACATTTCCAAGCTgccaaaagcagagaaagatgcCATACTAAGAACTAGCAGTACGCTTATATACTGTACACACAGTTTTCATGCATTTGGTAAGTTCAGTGTTGCCTGATTTCTTCCCAATTCTTAGATGGCGTGGCTAGTGAGAAGTTATTCAGAACAGCAGGTTTTTCCTTGATCAGGACTTGCCTTCCAAAATACCGAttcttccttctgtttgcttttacagACCAACTGAATTAGATGCGCTGGTATTTGGGCATCTGTTCACAATCCTCACTACTCAGCTCACCACTGATGAACTctctgaaaaggtgaaaaactaCAGTAATCTCACAGCCTTTTGTCGGCGAATAGAGCAGCAGTACTTTGAGGGTCATGATAAAGACAGCTCTGCAACTGTCGCAGCCCGCTCCGCTAAGAGATCCTTACTGAGATAAGCACATTGGTTGGGGTGGATTGCATttcagttttgggttttgttgttcagTGGATTGATTTTGAGAATGGAAATGTGTGTTAGCTTTTTGAAGCTGCCAAATCATTCTGGAGCAAGAAAAAACTCTACGTGCAGTTTTTGTGTTGTAGAATATACTGTGCACATTTAGCCTGAAATGATTGCACGGGCACTTCCATTTTAATAGCCTGTATGCCACTTACTCTAAAGTGACCTTGGAAAAAATATtatatctgtattaaaaaaaaataaaatattctaaaaagttTCTCTCTGATCTTTCTAAATGCTTTTCTTGCTAAGTTTTATGTATGTGTAGTTAATGAGTGGGATCCTGTTGTCAGGACACCTGGAAGACAGTTGTATGGTAAACTGGTTAGAATTATTAAACTGGGAATGAAAGGACTTATTAGAGATCTTAAGTTTGCCTGCCTCAGACAAAATTCATTCAGGAATTAGGTGACAAAAATGTCTTGGAGCTCTGCAGCACACAAGTGATGTGATTTTATTCAGTCAGTTCTTACTTTGTGTCATAGTAGCTCCTGGCTGTCATTACTTCTTCATATGTGTGTTCTGcctctgtttttgtttcttgttcatCTTTGGTTTtgggatttacattttttttcttcctaggatTCCCCAGTTTTAATCTTCAGCTTGTCTTGCTCTTTAAGAAATGAATTTGCGTCTGAATAAACGTCTGTCTCAGTGTTTCCACTTCCAGTATGTTAATGTTGGTTCTGAACTTTGGCGTACTTGCTGGGGTGGTTCTCGTAGCACAAGGACTTGGTATGAGCCTGTGGCTGACATCCCTTGCTCCTGCCTCCGTGTTACCCTGCGGTCCATGCAGGCACAGTAATACAGCAGTAAACAAAGAAATATCATTGCGGTGCTCCAAAAACCCCGGCAACATGGAGCTTTTCAAGGGAGACGTCCTATTTGTAGGCAAGGACTCGATCTGACTAGTATTTCTTCAAACGCATTAAATGACACCACTCTGTTCTGCTTCGTCAGTTGTACTTGATGCTTTTCCAAAAGCGCCAACAACCCGGGGAATGTGCAGTCCTTGTACACTCAGGAAGTCCAGGGCCCAGGTAGGAACGACCTCAGGATGCTTGGCTAGTTGGAACTGTCGTGGTTTTTTTactatgaaatacatttttttgacTATACTCTTCAGTGTCAAAATACTTAATGGCTTGAACTGGTTATGCAGTGCTCGTGAGATTTTTGGCTgtcatttccttctctcttaggaacTGAACAGAAAGCAGCTGCGTACCTCGGACTGGCTGGGTCTCTCTTGGCTCTGTGGCTCAGGAACCACCACTGCTCACTCATTCCTGCTGCGGGGACCACTCTCGTCAGCTCCACTGGAAAATGGAGCTGAACTCCTAGTGCCTGCTTTTTGGTACAGGAATCCTACTGGAGTCAAATCCGCGGAGGGACTCATGTGTAAGGGGGTCTTGGCCTTTTATCAAATCACTCATGCCAGGAGAGGAAAACTGCCCTTGTCCTGCATTTCAGTCTTAAAATTTCAGACGTATACGTTGAATACCTTTTCAAACTAGAACCCATCAGCTCTTGACAGCGTAGTGACAATTTCTGCTATCAAAGCAGTCAGTAGCTGAGAACCCAGATGTTTCTTTTGAACCTGCTTTTCTGCATTAATGCAACTTctggaaaaactggaaaataatctGTTGTGGGGATTTTCTTGGTTTGACGAGAATATTATGATGTACGCTACTTTGAGAGAAGACCGCTCTCTAGCAGGCTAGTCTCTAAAGCTAGCAGGATGGGGAAAATCCTGTGTGAAAACTGAAGCGTCTTAATCCAGAGCAATTAAATTTGCCTTTTGCCTCCTGCTATTTACAGTGCACTGTTCATGAGTAAAGATTTTAACCTAGCTTCTGTGGCTTTGGCAGTTCTTCTCCTACCACTAGACTGAACTAATTTACTTAATGGATTTCCGAGCCCACCTATGCACAGACATTAACTTATATGC from Chroicocephalus ridibundus chromosome 7, bChrRid1.1, whole genome shotgun sequence includes the following:
- the MTX2 gene encoding metaxin-2, encoding MSLVAEAFVTQLAAAEPWPENAALYQQLKEEQILLSDNASSLAVQAFLQMCNLPIQVVCRANAEYMSPSGKVPFIHVGNQVVSELGPIVQFVKAKGHSLSDGLDEVQKAEMKAYMELVNNMLLTAELYLQWCDDVTVEEITHPRYGSPYPWPLNRILSYQKQWEVRRKMKAIGWAGKTLEQVLEDVDQCCQALSQRLGTQPYFFNKQPTELDALVFGHLFTILTTQLTTDELSEKVKNYSNLTAFCRRIEQQYFEGHDKDSSATVAARSAKRSLLR